In Kitasatospora sp. NA04385, a single genomic region encodes these proteins:
- a CDS encoding sensor histidine kinase translates to MPGHPLLDLSARAWQRLRAPAVRYPWLPDAAVVAVSFLAFCVPDLVHDGDGDGPRGHRLAFTHLPLAAVLGFQAALLLPLLWRRRRPAAAFAAVTAVFLLQWSLGAALRADAALLLALYALALHGRLRDLAWACAAGALGIGLVAVRVASAVSVWDVLFFLTAAVTAAVALGIAVRVRRGQLAVLRERAARLEVERDQRSRLAAASERARVAREMHDIIGHNLSVIITLADGGAYAARSSPARGQEALELIGDAGRQALGELRRMLGVLREHGDGPALAPQPGIADLAELCGRIRAAGPAVVHRTEGALETLDRGVQLAVYRIVQEALTNTLKHAGPHSRARVSVALSGTRLRVRIDDDGPPVGAPAPGAPTGEGQGVTGMRERAALYGGAVTAGPAPGGGWSVLADLDVTPVPPVAALPSAAPAAVPSAVPAAVPSPLPAPLPAPLPSVLDRIGDPA, encoded by the coding sequence CTGCCGGGCCACCCGCTGCTCGACCTGTCGGCCCGGGCCTGGCAGCGGCTGCGCGCGCCGGCCGTCCGGTACCCGTGGCTGCCGGACGCGGCCGTGGTGGCCGTCTCCTTCCTGGCGTTCTGCGTGCCCGACCTGGTGCACGACGGCGACGGGGACGGCCCGCGCGGGCACCGCCTCGCCTTCACCCACCTGCCGCTGGCCGCCGTGCTGGGCTTCCAGGCCGCGCTGCTGCTGCCGCTGCTGTGGCGGCGCCGCCGGCCAGCGGCGGCGTTCGCCGCGGTGACGGCCGTGTTCCTGCTGCAGTGGTCGCTCGGCGCGGCGCTGCGGGCGGACGCGGCGCTGCTGCTGGCGCTGTACGCGCTGGCCCTGCACGGGCGGCTGCGCGACCTGGCGTGGGCCTGCGCGGCCGGCGCGCTCGGGATCGGGCTGGTGGCGGTCCGGGTGGCCTCGGCGGTCTCGGTGTGGGACGTCCTGTTCTTCCTGACCGCCGCGGTGACCGCCGCCGTCGCGCTCGGCATCGCGGTGCGGGTGCGCCGCGGCCAGCTGGCCGTGCTGCGCGAGCGGGCGGCCCGGCTGGAGGTGGAGCGCGACCAGCGCAGCCGGCTGGCCGCGGCGTCCGAACGCGCCCGGGTGGCCCGGGAGATGCACGACATCATCGGCCACAACCTGTCGGTGATCATCACGCTCGCGGACGGCGGCGCGTACGCGGCCCGCTCCTCGCCCGCGCGCGGGCAGGAGGCGCTGGAGCTGATCGGCGACGCGGGCCGGCAGGCGCTCGGCGAGCTGCGCCGGATGCTGGGCGTGCTGCGCGAGCACGGCGACGGCCCCGCGCTGGCCCCGCAGCCCGGCATCGCCGACCTGGCCGAGCTGTGCGGCCGGATCCGGGCCGCCGGGCCCGCGGTGGTGCACCGCACCGAGGGCGCCCTCGAAACGCTGGACCGCGGGGTGCAGCTGGCGGTCTACCGGATCGTCCAGGAGGCCCTGACCAACACCCTCAAGCACGCCGGCCCGCACTCCCGCGCCCGGGTCTCCGTCGCGCTGTCCGGCACCCGGCTCCGGGTCCGGATCGACGACGACGGCCCGCCGGTCGGCGCCCCCGCACCCGGCGCGCCGACCGGCGAGGGACAGGGCGTCACCGGCATGCGGGAGCGGGCCGCGCTGTACGGTGGCGCCGTCACGGCGGGCCCGGCCCCGGGCGGGGGCTGGTCGGTGCTCGCCGACCTGGACGTCACGCCCGTCCCGCCCGTCGCCGCCCTCCCGTCCGCCGCCCCCGCCGCCGTCCCGTCCGCCGTCCCCGCTGCCGTCCCGTCCCCCCTTCCGGCCCCCCTTCCGGCCCCTCTCCCGTCCGTCCTCGACCGGATCGGAGACCCGGCGTGA
- a CDS encoding ABC transporter permease, whose product MSTIAPTPAAPTAAERPARPPYRVTAVRVLRSEWAKAWSLRSTWITLGLGLFFLVAFGLIAAYQFKSRLTSGRPMDRDFADADALTLSLFGTNFAQLALGVLGVLIAAGEYSTGMIRSTLAAVPRRLPVLWAKALVYGAVALVLSTVGVFAAFLIGSSVLSGTRAALTLSDAGVVRGLFGAGLYLGLVGVIGVALGMLLRSIAGGISVLVASLMLVPGLVQLLPSSWHDHISPYLPSNAGQAVFALHHDAATLSPGAGLAVFALWTAAALAGGAVRLLRRDA is encoded by the coding sequence GTGAGCACCATCGCACCCACCCCCGCCGCGCCGACCGCCGCCGAGCGCCCCGCCCGTCCCCCGTACCGGGTCACCGCCGTCCGGGTGCTGCGCTCGGAGTGGGCGAAGGCCTGGTCGCTGCGCTCGACCTGGATCACCCTGGGCCTCGGGCTGTTCTTCCTGGTGGCGTTCGGCCTGATCGCGGCCTACCAGTTCAAGTCCCGGCTGACCTCGGGCCGTCCGATGGATCGCGACTTCGCCGACGCCGACGCGCTCACCCTGTCGCTGTTCGGCACCAACTTCGCGCAGCTCGCGCTCGGCGTGCTGGGCGTGCTGATCGCGGCGGGCGAGTACTCGACCGGCATGATCCGCTCCACCCTGGCCGCGGTGCCGCGCCGGCTGCCGGTGCTGTGGGCGAAGGCCCTGGTGTACGGGGCGGTCGCGCTGGTGCTGTCCACCGTCGGCGTGTTCGCGGCCTTCCTGATCGGCAGCAGCGTGCTCTCCGGCACCCGGGCCGCCCTGACCCTCTCGGACGCGGGCGTGGTGCGCGGCCTGTTCGGCGCGGGCCTGTACCTGGGCCTGGTGGGCGTGATCGGCGTCGCGCTGGGCATGCTGCTGCGCTCGATCGCGGGCGGCATCTCGGTGCTGGTCGCCTCGCTGATGCTGGTGCCCGGCCTGGTGCAGCTGCTGCCCAGCTCGTGGCACGACCACATCAGCCCGTACCTGCCGAGCAACGCGGGCCAGGCGGTGTTCGCCCTGCACCACGACGCCGCGACGCTGTCGCCCGGCGCCGGGCTCGCCGTGTTCGCGCTGTGGACGGCGGCGGCGCTGGCCGGCGGCGCGGTGCGGCTGCTGCGGCGCGACGCCTGA
- a CDS encoding response regulator transcription factor translates to MTTVLIVDDQPLQRFGFRMLLESQGDTSVAGEAGHGAEAVRLTAELRPDVVLMDIRMPGMDGIEATRLIVASGGRSRVLVLTTFDLDEYAHAALRAGASGFLLKDAHPEELLAGVRAVAGGDAVVAPAVTRRLLDAYAHHLPVRRPGPADGDPRLAALTGREREILLAVGRGWSNGEIAERLVLSESTVKTHVGRVLAKIGARDRVQAVIFAYDLGLTRPNPPA, encoded by the coding sequence GTGACCACCGTCCTGATCGTGGACGACCAGCCCCTGCAGCGCTTCGGCTTCCGGATGCTGCTGGAGAGCCAGGGCGACACCTCGGTCGCCGGGGAGGCCGGGCACGGCGCGGAGGCGGTCCGGCTGACCGCCGAACTGCGCCCCGACGTGGTGCTGATGGACATCCGGATGCCCGGCATGGACGGCATCGAGGCGACCCGGCTGATCGTCGCTTCCGGCGGCCGCTCCCGGGTCCTGGTGCTGACCACCTTCGACCTCGACGAGTACGCGCACGCCGCGCTGCGCGCCGGGGCCAGCGGCTTCCTGCTCAAGGACGCCCACCCCGAGGAACTCCTCGCGGGCGTCCGCGCGGTGGCCGGCGGCGACGCCGTGGTGGCCCCCGCCGTCACCCGCCGCCTGCTCGACGCCTACGCCCACCACCTGCCCGTCCGGCGCCCCGGCCCGGCCGACGGCGACCCCCGGCTGGCCGCCCTGACCGGCCGCGAGCGGGAGATCCTGCTCGCCGTGGGCCGGGGCTGGAGCAACGGCGAGATCGCCGAACGCCTGGTGCTGTCCGAGTCCACGGTCAAGACCCACGTCGGCCGGGTCCTCGCCAAGATCGGCGCCCGCGACCGGGTCCAGGCCGTGATCTTCGCCTACGACCTGGGCCTGACCCGCCCCAACCCGCCCGCCTGA
- a CDS encoding catalase has product MTADDTRPDLPGAPSAAGPTVEEPVEPRPPLPPKPDQAAPEPLSATGRAAGGRDVRAQDGAYLTTAQGTRLPDSDHSLKAGPRGPVLLQDHHLREKITHFDHERIPERVVHARGAAAHGVFEGYGTAGGVCRAAFLGEGVRTPVFVRFSTVLGSRGSADTVRDTRGFATKFYTDEGVFDLVGNNIPVFFIQDAIKFPDVIHAGKPHPDREIPQAQSAHDTFWDFVSLHTEATHHTLWNMSDRGIPRSYRTMEGFGIHTFRLVNAQGGTSLVKWHWKPKLGVHSLTWDEAQLIGGTDPDFHRRDLADAIEAGAFPQWELGIQVMPDTPEQTFRGIDLLDPTKIVPEELVPVQPIGLMTLNANPTNYFAETEQVAFHPGHLVPGIDITDDPLLSGRLFSYLDTQITRLGGPNFAQIPINRTHAPVNDMLRDGFHQDAVHTGTAPYKPNSLDGGCPFFAGAEQRAFIEHPQPVPEAKKVRQAPASFDDHFSQARLFWVSMTPVEQEHIIAAYTFELSKCTEPAVRERTLRVLARIDARLCGEVAAGLGLPAPAPDGALADPDPSPALSQLGRDWPVAGRTVGILTGPDTDPAALDAVRAAALAADLVPLVVAPTGGDPARVQRSYATARSVEFDAVLLAGVPGPAADATPARDARAAGPHATLDPRLVLLLGEVWRHAKAIGGWGDARDVLAAAGLPSDGPGTVLGTDPVQVLRDLADLLAGHRVWDRFPPPAQS; this is encoded by the coding sequence ATGACTGCTGACGACACCCGCCCCGACCTCCCCGGTGCGCCGAGCGCCGCCGGACCGACGGTGGAGGAGCCGGTCGAGCCCCGCCCGCCGTTGCCGCCCAAGCCGGACCAGGCCGCGCCCGAGCCGCTGTCGGCCACCGGCCGGGCGGCCGGGGGACGGGACGTGCGGGCGCAGGACGGCGCGTACCTCACCACCGCGCAGGGCACCCGGCTGCCGGACTCCGACCACTCGCTGAAGGCCGGTCCGCGCGGGCCGGTGCTGCTGCAGGACCACCACCTGCGGGAGAAGATCACCCACTTCGACCACGAGCGCATCCCGGAGCGCGTCGTGCACGCCCGCGGCGCCGCCGCGCACGGCGTCTTCGAGGGCTACGGCACGGCGGGCGGGGTGTGCAGGGCCGCGTTCCTGGGCGAGGGCGTCCGGACGCCGGTGTTCGTCCGGTTCTCCACCGTGCTCGGCTCGCGCGGCTCGGCGGACACCGTGCGCGACACCCGCGGCTTCGCCACCAAGTTCTACACCGACGAGGGCGTCTTCGACCTGGTCGGCAACAACATCCCGGTGTTCTTCATCCAGGACGCGATCAAGTTCCCCGACGTCATCCACGCCGGCAAGCCGCACCCCGACCGGGAGATCCCGCAGGCGCAGTCCGCCCACGACACGTTCTGGGACTTCGTCTCGCTGCACACCGAGGCCACCCACCACACCCTGTGGAACATGTCCGACCGGGGCATCCCGCGCTCCTACCGGACGATGGAGGGCTTCGGCATCCACACCTTCCGCCTGGTGAACGCGCAGGGCGGCACGAGCCTGGTCAAGTGGCACTGGAAGCCCAAGCTCGGCGTCCACTCGCTCACCTGGGACGAGGCCCAGCTGATCGGCGGCACCGACCCCGACTTCCACCGCCGTGACCTCGCCGACGCCATCGAGGCCGGCGCGTTCCCGCAGTGGGAACTCGGCATCCAGGTCATGCCCGACACCCCCGAGCAGACCTTCCGGGGCATCGACCTGCTCGACCCCACGAAGATCGTGCCCGAGGAACTCGTCCCGGTGCAGCCGATCGGCCTGATGACCCTCAACGCCAACCCGACCAACTACTTCGCCGAGACCGAGCAGGTCGCCTTCCACCCCGGCCACCTGGTCCCCGGCATCGACATCACCGACGACCCGCTGCTCTCCGGCCGCCTCTTCTCCTACCTCGACACCCAGATCACCCGGCTCGGCGGCCCCAACTTCGCCCAGATCCCGATCAACCGCACCCACGCCCCCGTCAACGACATGCTCCGCGACGGCTTCCACCAGGACGCCGTGCACACCGGCACCGCCCCCTACAAGCCCAACTCGCTGGACGGCGGCTGCCCGTTCTTCGCCGGTGCCGAACAGCGCGCCTTCATCGAGCACCCGCAGCCCGTCCCGGAGGCGAAGAAGGTCCGCCAGGCCCCCGCCAGCTTCGACGACCACTTCAGCCAGGCCCGGCTCTTCTGGGTCAGCATGACGCCCGTCGAGCAGGAACACATCATCGCCGCCTACACCTTCGAACTCTCCAAGTGCACCGAACCCGCCGTCCGCGAACGCACCCTGCGGGTGCTCGCCCGCATCGACGCCCGGCTGTGCGGCGAGGTCGCCGCCGGGCTCGGCCTGCCCGCGCCCGCCCCCGACGGTGCCCTGGCGGACCCCGACCCCAGCCCCGCGCTCTCCCAGCTCGGCCGCGACTGGCCGGTCGCCGGGCGGACGGTGGGCATCCTCACCGGCCCCGACACCGACCCCGCCGCGCTCGACGCCGTCCGCGCGGCCGCGCTCGCCGCCGACCTGGTGCCGCTGGTGGTCGCCCCCACCGGCGGCGACCCGGCCCGCGTGCAGCGCAGCTACGCCACCGCCCGCTCGGTCGAGTTCGACGCCGTCCTGCTGGCCGGCGTCCCCGGCCCCGCCGCCGACGCCACCCCCGCCCGGGACGCCCGCGCCGCCGGGCCGCACGCCACCCTCGACCCGCGGCTGGTCCTGCTGCTCGGCGAGGTCTGGCGGCACGCCAAGGCGATCGGCGGCTGGGGCGACGCCCGCGACGTCCTCGCGGCGGCCGGCCTCCCGTCGGACGGGCCCGGCACCGTCCTGGGCACCGATCCGGTCCAGGTCCTGCGCGACCTCGCGGACCTGCTCGCCGGGCACCGGGTCTGGGACCGCTTTCCGCCGCCCGCGCAGAGCTGA
- a CDS encoding SDR family oxidoreductase has protein sequence MARVDFADRAALVTGGSRGLGLLVAEELARRGCRVAVCARDGAELAFAERRLARLTTRRAALECDLSVPGAGRAVAAEAAERLGRPLDLLVNNAGVIQVGPLAALEQEDFRRSWDTMVAAPVELVLAVLPGMRERGAGSLVNIASIGGPVPAPHLLPYVTAKAALAAFSRGLRVELAGTGVRVTTVVPGLMRTGSHRAARFSGRAPLEYAWFGPAASLPLLSMDAGRAAHRIVRAAERGRPELVLTPAAKLAVRLEGLAPATFGALLGAAGRLLPSPGRVAEHDLPGEDAARRTGRLVPVLTALGDRAGRENNEPGPQAD, from the coding sequence GTGGCACGGGTGGATTTCGCCGACCGGGCGGCGCTGGTCACCGGCGGGTCCCGGGGGCTGGGCCTGCTGGTGGCCGAGGAACTGGCCCGGCGCGGCTGCCGGGTCGCGGTGTGCGCCCGGGACGGCGCCGAACTGGCTTTCGCGGAGCGGAGGTTGGCGCGGCTGACGACCCGGCGGGCGGCACTGGAGTGCGACCTGTCGGTGCCGGGCGCGGGGCGGGCGGTGGCCGCGGAGGCGGCCGAACGGCTGGGGCGGCCGCTGGACCTGCTGGTGAACAACGCGGGGGTGATCCAGGTCGGGCCGCTGGCGGCGCTGGAGCAGGAGGACTTCCGCCGCTCCTGGGACACCATGGTCGCGGCGCCGGTGGAGCTGGTGCTCGCGGTGCTGCCCGGGATGCGCGAGCGCGGCGCGGGTTCGCTGGTGAACATCGCCTCGATCGGCGGGCCCGTCCCGGCGCCGCACCTGCTGCCGTACGTGACCGCGAAGGCGGCGCTGGCGGCGTTCTCCCGCGGGCTGCGGGTGGAGCTGGCCGGCACCGGGGTGCGGGTGACCACGGTGGTGCCGGGGCTGATGCGGACGGGTTCGCACCGGGCGGCCCGGTTCTCCGGCCGGGCGCCGCTGGAGTACGCCTGGTTCGGCCCGGCGGCGAGCCTGCCGCTGCTGTCGATGGACGCGGGCCGGGCGGCGCACCGGATCGTGCGGGCCGCCGAGCGGGGGCGGCCGGAGCTGGTGCTGACCCCGGCGGCGAAGCTGGCGGTGCGGCTGGAGGGGCTGGCCCCGGCGACGTTCGGGGCGCTGCTGGGCGCGGCGGGCCGGCTGCTGCCGAGCCCGGGCCGGGTCGCGGAGCACGACCTGCCGGGCGAGGACGCCGCCCGGCGCACCGGGCGGCTCGTCCCGGTGCTGACCGCCCTCGGGGACCGGGCCGGTCGGGAGAACAACGAGCCCGGCCCGCAGGCGGACTGA
- a CDS encoding ABC transporter ATP-binding protein has protein sequence MIEAQQLTKRYGEKTAVDRLDFTVKPGSVTGFLGPNGAGKSTTMRMIVGLDAPTGGSVRVNGRRYAEHAAPLQEVGALLEAKSIHPGRSAFNHLMALAHTHGIPRARVEEVIGLTGLESVAKKRAGAFSLGMGQRLGIAAALLGDPATVMLDEPVNGLDPEGVRWIRNLLTGLAAEGRTVFVSSHLMSEVALVADHLIVVGRGRLLADTTVQDLVRQAGGDRVTVVCADPAKLRGLLTGPGVEITGRAGSEELEVTGLTARRIGTVAAEHGIALYELATRTVSLEQAFMDLTRDAVEYHGTTTATTPGAGTTGTTETAGSAA, from the coding sequence ATGATCGAGGCGCAGCAGTTGACGAAGCGTTACGGGGAGAAGACGGCCGTCGACCGGCTGGACTTCACCGTGAAGCCGGGCAGCGTGACCGGGTTCCTCGGCCCGAACGGCGCCGGGAAGTCCACCACCATGCGGATGATCGTCGGTCTGGACGCGCCCACCGGCGGGTCGGTGCGGGTCAACGGCCGCCGCTACGCCGAGCACGCCGCGCCGTTGCAGGAGGTGGGCGCGCTGCTGGAGGCGAAGTCGATCCACCCGGGGCGCTCCGCGTTCAACCACCTGATGGCGCTGGCGCACACCCACGGCATCCCGCGCGCCCGGGTCGAGGAGGTGATCGGCCTGACCGGCCTGGAGTCGGTGGCGAAGAAGCGGGCCGGGGCGTTCTCGCTCGGCATGGGGCAGCGGCTGGGCATCGCGGCGGCGCTGCTGGGCGACCCGGCCACGGTGATGCTGGACGAGCCGGTCAACGGGCTCGACCCCGAGGGCGTGCGGTGGATCCGCAACCTGCTCACCGGCCTGGCCGCCGAGGGCCGGACGGTGTTCGTCTCCTCGCACCTGATGAGCGAGGTCGCCCTGGTCGCCGACCACCTGATCGTGGTCGGCCGGGGCCGGCTGCTGGCCGACACCACCGTGCAGGACCTGGTCCGGCAGGCCGGCGGGGACCGGGTCACCGTGGTCTGCGCCGACCCGGCGAAGCTGCGCGGGCTGCTCACCGGGCCGGGCGTGGAGATCACCGGCCGGGCCGGTTCGGAGGAGCTGGAGGTGACCGGCCTGACGGCCCGCCGGATCGGCACCGTCGCGGCCGAACACGGCATCGCGCTCTACGAGTTGGCCACCCGGACGGTCTCCCTGGAGCAGGCGTTCATGGACCTGACCCGGGACGCCGTGGAGTACCACGGCACCACCACCGCCACCACCCCCGGTGCCGGAACCACCGGGACCACCGAGACCGCCGGGAGCGCCGCGTGA
- a CDS encoding HAMP domain-containing sensor histidine kinase, with translation MADRPSPFRARAAAARRRLAAAVRRLVAAVRRRAPGPTSRLAAAVHRLEPRSVRTRTTIAACLGVAAVLLVASAAVVLLLRANLVRSVEAGAREQALAVAGTAADGHLPGQLPLGHGTDFIQVTDADGKVVAASQNLAGHPALTTGDEDRDSFDLGVLGDEHHQRVATVTADTPNGPVTIRVGASLHTADTAEDLTTAGLAALSALLVATVGAVTWRATGRALRPVEAIRSEVAGIGDRGLDRRVPEPGSDDEIARLAHTMNAMLDRLEAAGVRQRRFIADASHELRSPLAVLRTQLEVAHTHPDPAVRAEMVAGALQDTDRLQSLAADLLLLARLDAAGHDGPRETLDLAELARTATAGRPRVALHARDGALVLGNRLWLGRLLTNLLDNAQRHARTGTTVRVATDPADGSVLLDVGNDGPPIAPADREKVFERFTRLDDARSRDDGGTGLGLSIARDIAALHGGTLTLVDGPGTTFRTTLPGAGTRPE, from the coding sequence GTGGCTGACCGGCCGTCCCCGTTCCGGGCCCGCGCCGCCGCCGCACGCCGCCGCCTCGCCGCCGCGGTCCGCCGTCTCGTCGCCGCGGTCCGTCGCCGTGCACCCGGCCCCACCTCGCGCCTCGCCGCCGCGGTCCACCGCCTCGAACCCCGCTCGGTCCGCACCCGCACCACCATCGCGGCCTGCCTCGGCGTCGCCGCCGTCCTACTGGTGGCCTCCGCCGCGGTGGTCCTGCTGCTGCGCGCGAACCTGGTGCGCAGCGTCGAGGCCGGGGCCCGCGAACAGGCGCTCGCGGTGGCCGGGACGGCCGCCGACGGGCACCTGCCGGGGCAACTGCCGCTCGGCCACGGCACCGACTTCATCCAGGTCACCGACGCGGACGGGAAGGTCGTCGCCGCCAGCCAGAACCTGGCGGGCCATCCGGCCCTCACCACCGGGGACGAGGACCGGGACTCGTTCGACCTCGGCGTACTCGGCGACGAGCACCACCAGCGGGTCGCCACCGTCACCGCCGACACCCCGAACGGGCCGGTCACCATCCGGGTCGGCGCCTCGCTGCACACCGCCGACACCGCCGAGGACCTCACCACCGCCGGGCTCGCCGCGCTCAGCGCCCTGCTGGTCGCCACCGTCGGCGCCGTCACCTGGCGGGCCACCGGGCGGGCCCTGCGCCCCGTCGAGGCGATCCGCTCCGAGGTCGCCGGGATCGGCGACCGCGGCCTGGACCGGCGCGTCCCCGAACCCGGCAGCGACGACGAGATCGCCCGGCTCGCCCACACCATGAACGCGATGCTCGACCGCCTGGAGGCCGCGGGCGTCCGGCAGCGCCGCTTCATCGCCGACGCCTCGCACGAACTGCGCAGCCCGCTCGCCGTGCTGCGCACCCAGTTGGAGGTCGCGCACACCCACCCCGACCCGGCGGTCCGCGCCGAGATGGTCGCCGGGGCGCTCCAGGACACCGACCGCCTCCAGTCGCTCGCCGCCGACCTGCTGCTGCTGGCCCGGCTCGACGCGGCCGGGCACGACGGGCCCCGCGAGACGCTCGACCTCGCCGAGTTGGCCCGCACCGCCACGGCCGGCCGCCCCCGGGTCGCACTGCACGCCCGGGACGGCGCCCTGGTGCTCGGCAACCGCCTGTGGCTGGGCCGGCTGCTCACCAACCTGCTCGACAACGCCCAGCGCCACGCCCGCACCGGCACCACCGTCCGGGTCGCCACCGACCCCGCCGACGGCAGCGTCCTCCTGGACGTCGGCAACGACGGTCCGCCCATCGCCCCCGCCGACCGCGAGAAGGTCTTCGAACGGTTCACCCGGCTCGACGACGCCCGCAGCCGCGACGACGGCGGCACCGGCCTCGGCCTGTCCATCGCCCGCGACATCGCCGCCCTGCACGGCGGCACCCTGACCCTCGTCGACGGCCCGGGCACCACCTTCCGCACCACCCTCCCGGGCGCCGGGACCCGACCGGAGTGA
- a CDS encoding LLM class F420-dependent oxidoreductase: MRIGYTLMTEQRGPRDLVADAVRAERAGFDFAVVSDHYFPWLDEQGHAPYAWAVLGAVAQATTTLPLMTYVTCPTVRYHPAVVAQKAATVQLLSEGRFRLGLGSGENLNEHVVGRGWPPVAVRQEMLAEAVEIIRALFAGGYVTRHGRHFQVDGAKLWDLPEQPPPIGVAVSGPVSCATAGRLADLVIAVQPERELLTAFAEAGGAGKPSVGQVPVCFDRDRDAAVARAHAQFRWFGGGWKVNADLPGTAGFAAASQYVRPEDVAAAIPCGDRVEDFLAAVRPYAEAGFDELALIQVGGDSQPAFTDWAEHELLPALRAA, from the coding sequence ATGCGCATCGGATACACCCTGATGACGGAGCAGCGCGGCCCGCGCGACCTGGTCGCCGACGCGGTGCGCGCCGAACGGGCCGGGTTCGACTTCGCGGTCGTCTCCGACCACTACTTCCCCTGGCTGGACGAGCAGGGGCACGCCCCCTACGCCTGGGCGGTGCTCGGCGCGGTCGCCCAGGCCACCACGACGCTGCCGCTCATGACGTACGTGACCTGCCCGACCGTCCGCTACCACCCGGCGGTGGTGGCGCAGAAGGCCGCCACCGTGCAGCTGCTCTCCGAGGGCCGCTTCCGGCTCGGGCTGGGCAGCGGGGAGAACCTCAACGAGCACGTGGTGGGCCGGGGTTGGCCGCCCGTCGCGGTGCGGCAGGAGATGCTGGCCGAAGCCGTGGAGATCATCCGGGCGCTGTTCGCCGGCGGGTACGTGACCCGGCACGGACGCCACTTCCAGGTCGACGGCGCCAAACTGTGGGACCTGCCCGAGCAGCCGCCCCCGATCGGCGTCGCCGTCTCCGGACCGGTCTCCTGCGCCACCGCCGGACGGCTCGCCGACCTGGTGATCGCCGTCCAGCCCGAGCGCGAGCTGCTCACCGCCTTCGCCGAGGCGGGCGGCGCGGGCAAGCCCTCGGTCGGCCAGGTGCCGGTCTGCTTCGACCGCGACCGGGACGCCGCCGTCGCCCGCGCGCACGCCCAGTTCCGCTGGTTCGGCGGCGGCTGGAAGGTCAACGCGGACCTGCCCGGCACCGCGGGCTTCGCCGCCGCGAGCCAGTACGTCCGCCCCGAGGACGTCGCCGCCGCCATCCCGTGCGGCGACCGGGTCGAGGACTTCCTCGCCGCCGTCCGCCCCTACGCCGAGGCCGGGTTCGACGAGCTCGCCCTGATCCAGGTCGGCGGCGACAGCCAGCCCGCGTTCACCGACTGGGCCGAGCACGAGCTGCTGCCCGCGCTGCGCGCCGCCTGA
- a CDS encoding alcohol dehydrogenase catalytic domain-containing protein, producing the protein MRAVTWQGRRDVRVTEVPDPRLEEPSDVLVEVTSTGLCGSDLHLYEVLGPFLDPGDVLGHEAMGTVREVGGAVRSLSPGDRVVVPFNVSCGTCRMCADGLHSQCETTQVHEYGSGAALFGYTKLYGQVPGGQAELLRVPFGDTLPVKVPQGPPDDRFVFLSDVLPTAWQAVEYAAVPEGGTLLVLGLGPIGEMCVRMALLRPGVRQVIGVDLVPERLQRARERGAVVLDLNDRPELLPETVRDLTDGLGPDSVIDAVGMEAHGSPLATVAQRVTGLLPDALARPLMQHAGLDRLQALQLAIELVRRGGTVSVSGVYGGAADPLPLLTLFDKQIQLRMGQANVRRWTDELLPLLTDDDPLGVDSFATHHLPLDEAAEAYAMFQQKRDGAIKVLFEP; encoded by the coding sequence ATGCGCGCGGTGACCTGGCAGGGCAGGCGGGACGTCCGGGTGACGGAGGTGCCCGACCCGCGGTTGGAAGAACCCTCGGACGTGCTGGTGGAGGTGACCTCGACCGGCCTGTGCGGCTCCGACCTGCACCTGTACGAGGTGCTCGGGCCGTTCCTCGACCCGGGTGACGTCCTGGGCCACGAGGCGATGGGCACCGTCCGCGAGGTCGGCGGCGCGGTGCGCTCACTGAGCCCGGGCGACCGGGTGGTGGTGCCGTTCAACGTGAGCTGCGGCACCTGCCGGATGTGCGCGGACGGGCTGCACTCGCAGTGCGAGACCACCCAGGTGCACGAGTACGGCAGCGGCGCGGCGCTGTTCGGCTACACCAAGCTGTACGGGCAGGTGCCGGGCGGTCAGGCCGAGCTGCTGCGCGTGCCGTTCGGCGACACGCTGCCGGTGAAGGTGCCGCAGGGGCCGCCGGACGACCGGTTCGTGTTCCTCTCGGACGTGCTGCCGACGGCCTGGCAGGCCGTCGAGTACGCGGCGGTGCCCGAGGGCGGCACGCTGCTGGTGCTGGGCCTCGGCCCGATCGGCGAGATGTGCGTGCGGATGGCGCTGCTGCGGCCGGGCGTCCGGCAGGTGATCGGCGTCGACCTCGTCCCGGAGCGGCTCCAGCGGGCCCGGGAGCGCGGCGCGGTCGTGCTGGACCTGAACGACCGGCCGGAGCTGCTGCCGGAGACCGTCCGCGACCTGACCGACGGGCTCGGCCCGGACAGCGTGATCGACGCGGTCGGCATGGAGGCGCACGGCTCCCCCCTGGCGACGGTGGCGCAGCGGGTGACCGGCCTGCTGCCGGACGCGCTGGCCCGGCCGCTGATGCAGCACGCTGGCCTGGACCGCTTGCAGGCCCTCCAGCTGGCGATCGAGCTGGTGCGGCGCGGCGGCACGGTCTCGGTGTCCGGGGTGTACGGCGGCGCGGCCGACCCGCTGCCGCTGCTGACCCTGTTCGACAAGCAGATCCAGCTGCGGATGGGCCAGGCGAACGTGCGCCGCTGGACGGACGAGCTGCTGCCGCTGCTGACCGACGATGACCCGCTGGGCGTGGACTCCTTCGCCACCCACCACCTGCCGCTGGACGAGGCGGCGGAGGCGTACGCGATGTTCCAGCAGAAGCGGGACGGCGCGATCAAGGTGCTGTTCGAACCCTGA